The following are encoded together in the Fundulus heteroclitus isolate FHET01 chromosome 19, MU-UCD_Fhet_4.1, whole genome shotgun sequence genome:
- the lgals3a gene encoding galectin-3 isoform X2 — MADFSLTDALGDDTQGQAKKIGHTNPAVPASNQPSSNPGWPGSAPGAPTQPSAPADYSSGLSGPGAPGPFQYPSGPGAPGQYPGPPSAPGGFPAGPGIPGQYPPGQFPGQYPSEGTPGQLPGGPAPYPSGPFPSGPGAPAGPYPNVPFPGGQPGGGNGMYGPGGQGGFPPPAGPGAFPAFPGGGFPPVPPGSWGSPGGGFPAAPAPFGSGPMGPYGGPAGPGGTLMVPYDLPLHAGIMPRLLITIIGEPLPCADRFQVDLIKGSDVVFHFNPRFNEQTIVRNSNIGGYWGPEEREGPFPFVQGRRFELKILVEEDMYKVAVDDTHLLEYEHRVGGLEEVTLVRVTGDVVLYSAAPSMI, encoded by the exons CTCACCGATGCTTTGGGAGACGACACGCAGGGCCAGGCTAAGAAGATAGGCCACACCAACCCCGCTGTCCCTGCCAGCAATCAGCCTTCTTCAAACCCGGGGTGGCCTGGTTCCGCCCCAGGAGCTCCCACCCAGCCCTCAGCACCAGCTGACTACAGCAGCGGATTATCTGGCCCCGGAGCGCCGGGGCCATTCCAATACCCCTCAGGTCCCGGAGCGCCAGGACAATACCCGGGACCTCCCTCCGCACCCGGTGGCTTCCCTGCTGGTCCCGGAATACCTGGACAATATC CGCCTGGACAGTTCCCCGGGCAGTATCCGTCTGAAGGGACCCCTGGTCAGCTTCCCGGAGGTCCTGCTCCTTACCCAAGCGGACCGTTTCCCTCTGGCCCCGGTGCTCCCGCCGGCCCTTATCCGAATGTGCCTTTCCCCGGTGGGCAGCCAGGAGGAGGCAATGGGATGTACGGACCAGGAGGTCAAGGTGGGTTTCCCCCTCCCGCTGGTCCAGGAGCTTTCCCCGCGTTCCCCGGAGGCGGATTCCCCCCAGTGCCACCTGGGTCATGGGGATCACCAGGAGGAGGCTTCCCGGCTGCCCCGGCTCCGTTTGGTTCCGGGCCCATGGGTCCGTATGGCGGTCCTGCTGGTCCAGGAGGCACGTTG ATGGTGCCGTACGACCTCCCCCTTCATGCCGGGATCATGCCCCGCCTTTTAATCACAATAATCGGAGAGCCTCTTCCCTGTGCAGACAG gttCCAGGTTGACCTGATTAAAGGTTCAGACGTCGTCTTTCACTTCAACCCTCGCTTTAACGAGCAAACCATTGTCCGAAACTCCAACATCGGCGGTTACTGGGGCCCGGAGGAGCGAGAGGGGCCCTTCCCCTTTGTTCAGGGGCGCCGTTTTGAG TTGAAGATCCTGGTGGAAGAGGACATGTACAAAGTGGCCGTGGACGACACCCACCTGCTGGAATACGAGCACAGAGTGGGCGGCCTGGAGGAGGTGACCCTGGTGCGGGTGACCGGCGACGTGGTTCTCTACAGCGCGGCCCCGAGCATGATCTGA
- the lgals3a gene encoding galectin-3 isoform X1, which yields MADFSLTDALGDDTQGQAKKIGHTNPAVPASNQPSSNPGWPGSAPGAPTQPSAPADYSSGLSGPGAPGPFQYPSGPGAPGQYPGPPSAPGGFPAGPGIPGQYPPAPGAPGQFPSGPGAPGQFPGQYPSEGTPGQLPGGPAPYPSGPFPSGPGAPAGPYPNVPFPGGQPGGGNGMYGPGGQGGFPPPAGPGAFPAFPGGGFPPVPPGSWGSPGGGFPAAPAPFGSGPMGPYGGPAGPGGTLMVPYDLPLHAGIMPRLLITIIGEPLPCADRFQVDLIKGSDVVFHFNPRFNEQTIVRNSNIGGYWGPEEREGPFPFVQGRRFELKILVEEDMYKVAVDDTHLLEYEHRVGGLEEVTLVRVTGDVVLYSAAPSMI from the exons CTCACCGATGCTTTGGGAGACGACACGCAGGGCCAGGCTAAGAAGATAGGCCACACCAACCCCGCTGTCCCTGCCAGCAATCAGCCTTCTTCAAACCCGGGGTGGCCTGGTTCCGCCCCAGGAGCTCCCACCCAGCCCTCAGCACCAGCTGACTACAGCAGCGGATTATCTGGCCCCGGAGCGCCGGGGCCATTCCAATACCCCTCAGGTCCCGGAGCGCCAGGACAATACCCGGGACCTCCCTCCGCACCCGGTGGCTTCCCTGCTGGTCCCGGAATACCTGGACAATATCCCCCTGCGCCAGGCGCCCCGGGCCAGTTCCCCTCCGGCCCGGGGGCGCCTGGACAGTTCCCCGGGCAGTATCCGTCTGAAGGGACCCCTGGTCAGCTTCCCGGAGGTCCTGCTCCTTACCCAAGCGGACCGTTTCCCTCTGGCCCCGGTGCTCCCGCCGGCCCTTATCCGAATGTGCCTTTCCCCGGTGGGCAGCCAGGAGGAGGCAATGGGATGTACGGACCAGGAGGTCAAGGTGGGTTTCCCCCTCCCGCTGGTCCAGGAGCTTTCCCCGCGTTCCCCGGAGGCGGATTCCCCCCAGTGCCACCTGGGTCATGGGGATCACCAGGAGGAGGCTTCCCGGCTGCCCCGGCTCCGTTTGGTTCCGGGCCCATGGGTCCGTATGGCGGTCCTGCTGGTCCAGGAGGCACGTTG ATGGTGCCGTACGACCTCCCCCTTCATGCCGGGATCATGCCCCGCCTTTTAATCACAATAATCGGAGAGCCTCTTCCCTGTGCAGACAG gttCCAGGTTGACCTGATTAAAGGTTCAGACGTCGTCTTTCACTTCAACCCTCGCTTTAACGAGCAAACCATTGTCCGAAACTCCAACATCGGCGGTTACTGGGGCCCGGAGGAGCGAGAGGGGCCCTTCCCCTTTGTTCAGGGGCGCCGTTTTGAG TTGAAGATCCTGGTGGAAGAGGACATGTACAAAGTGGCCGTGGACGACACCCACCTGCTGGAATACGAGCACAGAGTGGGCGGCCTGGAGGAGGTGACCCTGGTGCGGGTGACCGGCGACGTGGTTCTCTACAGCGCGGCCCCGAGCATGATCTGA
- the LOC118566929 gene encoding synaptojanin-2-binding protein-like produces the protein MNGSLHPHLKYVDIKLKRGPAGLGFNILGGVDQPCRMDDNGIYVSKIKEDGAAALDGRLREEDKIIAINGVSLENRTHREVVDLFRTAGENVELRVLKKVLKMSPVCSVQVLSSCNFTLALQNTKRLLNSSA, from the exons ATGAACGGCTCTTTGCACCCCCACCTCAAATATGTGGACATAAAACTGAAGCGAGGACCTGCAG GCCTGGGCTTTAACATACTCGGGGGCGTGGACCAGCCATGTAGGATGGATGACAACGGCATCTATGTGAGTAAAATAAAAGAGGACGGAGCAGCAGCCCTCGATGGACGACTCAGAGAGGAAGACAAGATCATTGCG ATAAACGGAGTCTCACTTGAGAACCGGACACACAGAGAAGTGGTGGACCTGTTCCGGACAGCCGGGGAGAACGTAGAGCTCCGGGTTCTAAAAAAGGTATTAAAAATGAGTCCCGTGTGTTCTGTGCAGGTCCTTAGCAGCTGTAATTTCACTTTAGCTCTTCAAAACACAAAACGACTGTTAAATAGCAGCGCTTGA